CCGCGTGCAGCTGACCGACGGCCCCGACGCCGGCAAGACCATCCGCGTTGCCTACGCCGACCACAACGGGCAGCCCTACGCGTCCATCGGCCGCTGGCTGATCGACCGCGGCGAACTCACGGCCGACCAGGCGTCGATGCAGAACATCCGGGCCTGGGCGCAGCGCAATCCCAAGCGCGTGCCAGAAATGCTCAACGCCAACCCGGCCGTGGTGTTCTTCCGCGAAGAGGCGGTCATCGACCCCGAACAAGGCCCCAAGGGCGCCTACGCCATTCCGCTCGCGCCGCGGCGCTCGGTGGCGGTGGACGCGACCTTCGTGCCGCTCGGCACGCCGCTGTTCCTGTCCACCACCTATCCCGCGTCGGACCGTCCCTTGCAGCGTCTGGTGTTCGCCCAGGACACCGGCACCGCCATCCGCGGGGCGGCGCGCGCCGACTTCTACTGGGGCTACGGCGAAGAAGCCGGCCAGCAGGCCGGCCGCATGAAGCAACGCGGCCAGATGTGGCTGCTGTGGCCCAAACAGGCCGGGGAGCCTTCCGCACGATGAGCCATCAGATCGTAGTTTGCGGGGCCGGCATCGTCGGCCTGTCCACCGCGCTGGCGCTGGCCCGCCGCGGCCAGCGCGTGGCCGTGCTGGCGCCGCGCGCCGCCGTGCCGCCCGCCGATCCCAATCGCTATCACCCCCGCGTCTACGCCATTTCGCCGGCCAGCCAGCGCTTTCTGGCCGACATCGGCGTGTGGGACGCCATGCCCGCGTCGCGGCTCATGCCCGTGCAGGCCATGGAGATCCACGGCGACGCGGACGGCCAGGTCAACCTGAACGCCTGGCAGGCGGCGCTGCCGCAACTGGCCTGGATCGTCGAATCCGGCGAGATCGAGCGCGTCCTGATCCAGGCCGTGCGCATGTTCGGCATTGCGTGGCTCGAAGACCGCTGCACCAGCTACCAGAACGGCGCGGTCGACACCGAAAGCGGCGCGCGCATCCAGGCCGAACTCTTCGTCGGCGCCGATGGCGCGGCTTCGCCGCTGCGCGAGGCGGCCGGGCTGAAGCACGAAGCCCAGTCCTACAACGACACCGGACTCGTCGTGCATCTGGACGCGGAACTGCCGCACCAGGGCACCGCAATCCAATGGTTCCGCGACGACGGCGTGCTGGCGCTGCTGCCGCTGCCCGACACCGCGGACGGTCCGCAGGTGTCCATGGTGTGGTCCATGCGCAGCGAACTGGCCCAGCAACTGCTCGAACTGCCCCAGGAAGCGCAAACCCCCCGCCTGGAGGCCCTGCTGGCCCAGGCTGCCGAAGGGCGGCTGGGCCGCCTGAAGGTCCGCAGCAAGCTGCACGGTTTTCCGCTGACGCTGGAGCGCGCCCAGATGGTGGCCCCCGGCATTGCGCTGGCCGGAGACGCCGCGCACCGCCTGCACCCGCTGGCGGGGCAGGGCCTGAATCTGGGGCTGGGCGACGTCGAGGCGCTGGCGCGCATCGTCGCCGACCGCGAACCCTTCCGCCAGGCCGGCGACCTGCGCGTGCTGCACCGCTACCAGCGGGCGCGCGCCGAGCCGGTCCTGGCCATGCGCTTGGCCACCGACGGCCTGCACAAGCTGTTCGGATCGAAGGCGACGCCGCTCGTCTGGCTGCGCAACGCCGGCATGCATTGGGTCGAAGGCGCGCCGCTGATCAAGCGCCGGCTGATCGCGGGGGCGTCGGCCAATTAGGGCAGACCAGGCCCAACCCGGCCCGACTCGGCCAAACCCGGCCGGACGTTGACGCCGGGCGGAACCTGCGGCGGCCGGCGCCCGTCTGATACAGATTCGCCCCACCCGCCGCCGGCCGCGGCCGCCCGCCCCGGATCGGTTACGCTTTCCGGCTGAGCACACGACTGACAAGACCAGGAGTACCGATGAAATTCCGCATACCCGCCACGCTGGCGGTCTGTTTCCTCGCCGCAGGCATCGGCTTGTCCGCCACGGCTCATGCGCAGGGCGCGAAGTCCGTCTCCACGCAGTCCGTGGGGCAGGCGGCCAAGGGCGAAAAAAGCGTCTCCACCACCGAACTCGATCCGCAGTCTGCCGCCGTCAAGGAACGCTTCCAGCAGCGCTTTTCCGGCATGAACGTCACGACCGTGCGCCGCACGCCTTATGGCCTCTTTGAAGTGCAGCTCGGCATGGACCTGATCTACACCGACGAAGGCGTCACGTGGGTCATGGAAGGACCGCTGATCGACGCCGCGACGCGCCGCGACGTCACCCGCGAATCCCAGGAAAAGCTCAGCGCCGTCACCTTCGACCAGTTGCCGCTGGACCTGGCGATCAAGCAGGTCAAGGGCGACGGCTCGCGCAAGGTCGCCATCTTTGAAGACCCCAACTGCGGCTACTGCAAGCAGTTGCGCAAGACGCTCGAAGGTGTGGACAACCTGACCGTCTACACCTTCCTCTATCCCATCCTGTCGCCGGACTCCAAGGTCAAGGTGCGCAACGTCTGGTGCGCCAAGGACCAGGGCAAGACCTGGGACGACTGGATGCTGCGCGGCAAGACGCCGCCCAACGCCGAATGCGACGTGCCTGAAGACAAGCTGCTGGAGCTTGGCCAGCAATTGATGGTGCGCGGTACGCCGACACTGTTCTTTGCCGACGGCTCACGCATCAGCGGTGCGCTGCCGCTGGACCAGCTCAAGGCCCGTTTGAACTGACCGGCGCGCGTCGCGCCGGCCCGGGAAAGGGGGGCGCGGCTAGCGCCATCCCTCCCGGAGACAAGACTTGAAAATCGCAATACTCGACGATTACCACGACGTAGCCCGGCGCTATGCGGATTGGACCTCGCTGGGCGGTGACGCCGAGGTGCAGATCTTCAACAACTTCATCCCCGACGACCAGGTCGAGGCCGCGCTCGAGTCCTTCGACGTGATCGTCGCCATGCGCGAGCGCACGCCGTTTCCCGCCGAGCGCATCCGCGCACTGCCCAAGCTGCGCCTCCTGGTCACTACCGGCATGCGCAACAACGCCATCGACATGCAGGCCTGCGCCGCGCAGGGCATCGTCGTGTCGGGCGCGCCAGGCAGCGCCGACGCCAACACCGCCACGGCCGAACTCGCCTGGGCGCACATCCTGGGCCTCTTCAAGCACCTGCCCGCCGAAGACGCCGCCATGCGCCGCGGCATGTGGCAGACGGCCATGCCCGAGCCGCTGGCCGGCAAGCGCCTGGGCGTGGTGGGCCTGGGCAAGCTGGGCGCCGCGGTGGCCAAGGTGGGTCTGGCCTTCGGCATGGACGTGGTGGCCTGGAGCCCCAACCTGACCGACGAGCGCGCCCAGGCCGCGGGCGTCACGCGCGTGGACAAGCACGAACTCTTTTCCACGTCCGACGTCGTGAGCCTGCATCTGATCCTGTCCGAGCGCAGCCGCAACGTGGTCGACGCCACCGCGCTGGCCGCAATGAAGCCGACCGCCTACCTGGTGAATACGTCGCGCGCCGGTCTCGTCGACCAGGACGCGCTGATGGACGCGCTGGTTAAATTCCGCATCGCCGGCGCGGGCCTGGACGTCTACCCCGAAGAGCCGCTGTCCCCCACCGACAACGTGCGCGACCTGGACAACGTGATTCTCACGCCGCACCTGGGCTACGTCAGCCGCGAGAACTTCGAGGCGTTCTATCAGAACTGCCTGGAAGCCGTGAAGGCGTGGGCGGCGGGTGCGCCGATCCGGGTGTTGAACGCCTCCTGATATCGCTGAGCAAAAAAATGGGGCTGCCTGTCGCAGCCCCATTTTTACTTGGGTGGTTCGCCTTGCCGGCGGCGCATCACCCGCGCGAGAACATCACCTTCTTCTCGATGATCGCGCCCGGCTCCAGCGCCGGCGGCGTATCGCCACAGGCATCGTCCGCCTCGTCCGTCGGGTCGACCGTATCGAACGCCGTGTCGCCATTGGCGTCCGGCACGCCCGTGGGCTTCAAGCCCACGAAGTCGAACAGGTCGCGATCCATCAGGTGCGAAGGCACCACGCGCGACAGCGCGTTGAACACGTTCCACGACCGGCCCGGGTGCTGCTTGTCCCATTCCTTGATCATGCGGCCCACTTCCTTGCGCTTCAAGTTCTCTTGCGAGCCGCAGAGATTGCACGGAATGATGGGGAACTGCTTGAGCTCGGCGTAGGCGATCAGGTCGGACTCGACCACGTACGCGAGCGGGCGGATGACCGTGTGGCGGCCGTCGTCGGACACCAGCTTGGGCGGCATGCCCTTGGCTTTTCCGCCGTAGAACAGGTTCAGGAAGAACGTGGCCAGGATGTCGTCGCGATGATGGCCCAGCGCGATCTTCGTGGCCCCCAGTTCCGATGCGACGCGGTACAGAATGCCGCGGCGCAGCCGCGAACAGAGCGAGCACATCGTCTTGCCCTCTTCCAGCACGCGCGTCACGATCGAATACGTGTCCTGCGTCTCGATGTGGAAGGGAACGCCCAGTTGCTTCAGATACTGCGGCAGGATGTGGTCGGGAAAGCCCGGCTGCTTCTGGTCCAGGTTCACCGCGATTAGTTCAAACTTGAACGGCGCGCGCTTCTGAAGCTGCAGCAGGATGTCCAGCATGGCATAGGAATCCTTGCCGCCGGACAGGCAGACCATCACGCGGTCGCCTTCCTCGATCATGTTGTAGTCGGACAGGGCGCGCGTGGTCTCGCGCGCCAGCCGCTTGGTCAGCTTGTTGCCTTCGAGGCGGGCCTTTTCGTCGGCGGGCGTGCGAAATTGCACGGCGGGGGAAGCGATATCGTTCATGTCAGCGATTGATCTGTATTTCCACGCCCACCGCCGCACAGTCGGAGAAGGCCATGGGCTTGCTGATGCGCAGGCGCAGCGCGCGGATTTCCTGGAAGTCCGCCAAGAGGCGCGCCGCCACTTGTTCGGACAGGGTTTCGATCAGATTCACGTGCGCCTGCGTGCATTCCTCGACGATGGCCTCGCGCAGCCGGCGGTAGTCCAGCACGCTGTGGATATCGTGGTCGTCCACCGAGCGTTGGATGTCGACGTCAAATTCGGCATCGACGTGCAGGGGCTGGGTGGCGCGGCGCTCGTGTTCGAGGATGCCGATGCGGGCGTCGAGCGCGAGCCCGGAAAGAATGATGCGGCGAGTGGGCATGATGAAAACCTGGGTGGAATAGCCGGAATTGTAAGGGGACGGCGGATGGGGGGGACGCGCTGGCTACAATCCGGCCATGTCCGGGCGCCCGCAAGGCGCCGGCGCAGTCAATAAGGGGTGAAATGCAACAGATGCACGATTCGGTCATTGTAGGCGGCGGCCCGGCCGGCGCCTCCTGCGCCCTCTGGCTGGCCCGGCTGGGCCTGTCGCCGCTGCTGGTCGAGGCCAGCGCCCGCCTGGGCGGGCTGGGCAATGACAACCCGTTTGCCGACGACTGGATCGCCGTGTTGCCCGGCGTGACGGGCCAGCAGGTGGCGGCCAACATCGACACCAGCGTGCGCGCCGCCAACGTGCCCGTGCGGCTGGAAACCCGGGTCGCCGGCGTGCGGCCCTGCAAGGGCGGCATCGAAGCCACGCTTACCGGCCCGGACGGCCAGGAAACCCTGGCCCGCGCCCGCACCCTGGTCATCGCCTCCGGCGTGCGCGCCAAGGGGCTGCCCGACCACCCGCCGGGCGCGTCCTGGCCGGGCGTGCTGATCGGCCCCGGCTCGCCCATCGTCGCGCAGGACTATTCCGGCCTGTCGGTCGCCGTGCTGGGCGGGGGCGACAACGCGTTTGAAAACTTCGTCTACGTGCGCAACCGCGGCGCGCGCACCGTCCATCTCTACGCCCGCAACGTGCGCGCCCAACAGCAATGGGTGACGCGCGCCGGGGCCGATGGCGTGCACATCGGTCCCTACAAGGTCGACCCGGCCGCGCGCAGCGTGGACGGCCGCCAGTACGACCTGATCCTCGTCTTCTACGGCTGGGAACCGCAGGCCGCGTTTGCCGACGACCTGCGGCTCGCGCGCGACGAGCGCGGCTACATCCGCACCGACTTCGCCACCGCCGAAACCAGCGTGCCCGACATCTACGCCATCGGCGAGGTCGCGCACCGCATGCACCCCTGCGTGGTGACGTCGATGGCCGACGGCGTGGTCGCGGCCAAGGCCATCCAAAGGCGCTGGGAGAGGGCGGGGGCGTAATGCCCCGGATGCGCACTTCAGCGCAGACGAAGCCGCACCTCCGGATTCCAGAATAGGCATTTGGCGCCGGCGCGCCCACACTCATGCGCATTAGTTGACCAATCAATGGTCACGCAGGGAGACAAGCATGATGTGTGCGCATCGCTGGCTGGCAGCCAGCGCGATGGCCATCGCCATCGCGAACCCGGCGCAGGCCGCCTGGCCTGAACGGCCCATCACCCTCATCATCCCGGCCGCGCCGGGCGGCACCACCGACATCTCGGCGCGCCTCATCGCCGACAAGCTGGCCGCCAAGCTCGGCCAGCAGGTCATCGTCGAGAATCGGGCCGGCGCTGCGGGCATCATCGGCGCGCAGGCGCTGGCGCGCGCCAAGCCCGACGGCTACACGCTGCTGATGGGCAACATCGGCCCCAACGCCATCAACTACGCGCTCTACAAGACGCTGCCCTACAAGCCCGACGACTTCGCGCCGGTGACGCTCGTGATCTCCGTGCCCAACGTGCTCGTCGTCAACGAGGCCTCGCCCGCCCGCAGCGTGGCGGATCTGCTGGCGCAGGTCAGACAGCACCCCACCAAGGTGTCCTTCGGCAGTTCCGGCTCAGGCCAGTCGCCGCACCTGTCCGCCGAAATGTTCAAGCAGCGCGCCGGCATCCCCGGCACGCACGTTGCCTACAAAGGCGCCGGCCCCGCCGTGGCCGCGCTGCTCGGGCAGCAGTTCACCTTCATGATCGACAACCTGCCCAGCTCCATGCCGTACATCCAGGCCGGCAAGTTGCGCGCGCTGGCCGTCACCAGCGACAAGCGCCTCGCCGAATTGCCGAACGTGCCCACCATGGCCGAGGCTGGCGTGAAGGACATGGTGGTTACCGCGTGGTTCGGCCTGGTCGCGCCCGCCGGCACGCCGCAAGACGCCATCGACAAGCTCTACGCCGCCACGCGCGACGTGGTGCGCAGCCCCGAGATCAGCGAACGCTTCAAGGCCATGGGCGGCCAGGCCGGCGGCAACACGCCCGCGGAGTTCGCGGCCTTCATCGACCAGGAACGCGCCCGCTGGAAAAGCATCGTGGACGCCGCCGGTCTCGTGCAGGAGCAATAAGTGATCGACAAGATTCAGGAATCCATGGCGCAGGCCGTGGCCGTCATTCCCGACGGCGCATCCGTGCTGGTGGGCGGCTTCGGCGAAGCGGGCGTGCCGTATGAACTGCTGCACTGCCTGGCCGAGCTGGACCGGCGCAACCTCACCATCATCTCCAACAACGCCGGCACCTTCGAACGCGGCATCGCCGCGTTGCTGGTGCGCAAGCAGGTCCGCAAGATCATCTGCTCACACCCGCGCCCACCCAACTCCGACGCCTTCGCCCGCGCCTACCGCGCCGGCGAGGTCGAACTGGAATGCGTGCCGCAAGGCACCCTGGCCGAACGGCTGCGCGCCGCCGGCGCAGGGCTCGGGCCGTTCTACACGCCCACCGGCTACGGCACCGAACTGGCAGAAGGGCGGCGCCAGGAAGTCATCGACGGCATCGGATACGTGCTCGAACAGCCGCTGCGCGCCGACTACGCGCTCATCCGCGCGCATCTGGGAGACCGCTGGGGCAACCTCATGTACCGCCATGCCGCGCGCAACTTCAATCCCGTCATGTGCATGGCCGCCAAACACGCCATCGCGCAGGTCGACGAGATCGTGCCGCTCGGCGCGCTGGTGCCCGAACAGATCATGACGCAGGGCATCTTCGTGAAATCCGTCGTGCGCGTGGAGGCCTGACATGCAAGACATCATCGGCCTGACCCGCCAGCAGATCGCGCAGCTTCTGGCCAGCGACATTCCCGACGGCGCCATCGTCAACCTCGGGATCGGCATGCCGACCCTCGTCGGCGACTACTTGCCCAGCGGCCGCGAAATTCTGCTGCATAGCGAAAACGGCATCCTCGGCATGGGCCCCGCCGCTGCCGGCGACGACGTCGACCCCGACCTCATCAACGCCAGCCGCCAGCCCATCACCTTGCTGCAAGGCGCGTCCATCACCGAACACACCATCTCATTTGCCATGATGCGCGGCGGCCACCTGGACTACGCCGTCCTCGGCGCCTTCCAGGTGTCCGAACGCGGCGACCTCGCCAACTGGAAGACCGACGCCGCGGACGCCATCCCCGCCGTCGGCGGCGCAATGGACCTGGCCGTGGGCGCCAAGCAGGTGCTCGTCACCATGGAACACCGCGGCCGCGACGGCACGCCCAAGATCCTGCGGCAATGCACTTATCCGCTCACCGGCAAAGGCGTGGTATCACGCATCTATACGGACCTTGCCGTCATCGACGTCATGCCAGTGGGTTTGGAGGTGCACGCGATGAAGGCGGGCGTAACCGAAGCGTTCCTGCGCGCGGTCACCGACGCGCCACTGCACTTTCCGCAAGCGCCGCGAACGATCGTCGTGGATGACGCGGGTGTGCCGCGATACGAGTAAGGGTAGCTGGCGCGGCGGTGCCGTCTTTCGTTCAGACGACTGAAAAGCGCGGCCATTCCTGCGTCACCACTGACGATGTCTTCACGTCCGCCCGGCGCCGGGCAAAGGAGCTACCGATGATTCGTTTAACTCTGGCCGCCATATCGGCAACCGCGCTGTGCCTCGGCGCGGCCGCCGTCGCCCACGCCGCGCCAACCTATCCCGACAAGCCCATCACCTTGCTGATCCCGTACCCGCCGGGCGGCAGCGCCGACATGCTCGCGCGCCCGCTGGGCGCAGAACTTCAGAAGCAGTGGGGCCAGCCGGTCGTCCTTGAATACAAGCCCGGCGCAGGCGGCGCCATCGCCTCCGCCCAACTCGCCCGCGCCAAGCCCGACGGCTACACGCTCCTGATGGTGCTGGCCGCGCATACCATCAACCCCAGCCTCTATCCCTCGCTACCCTACGACACCCGCAAGGATTTCGCGCCGGTCTCCCTCGTCGCCACGCTGCCCATGCTCGTCGCCGCCCCGCTCGCCACACCCGCCAACACCGTCAGCGAACTCATCGCCTACGGCAAGGCCAACCCCGGCAAGCTGAGCTTCGCGTCCGCCGGCAACGGCAACACCAGCCACCTCGCCGCCGAGATGTTCAAAAACCAGACCGGCGCCGACATGATGCACGTCCCCTACAAAGGCAGCGGCCCCGCCGTCGTGGCACTGCTCGGCGGCGAAGTGTCCTTGATGTTCGACAGCATCTCGACCTCGCTGCCGCAAGTGCAGGCCGGCAAATTGAAGGCAATCGCCGTCACCGGCGAACACCGCTCTCCGCTCCTGCCCGACGTCCCCACCGTCGCAGAAACCGTCCCCAACTTCGTCGTCAACGGCTGGTACGGAATATTGGCGCCGGCGGGCACGCCGGGGGCGGTGGTTGATGCAATCAGCAAGGGAATTGCGGAGGCGGTGGCGGTGCCTGCGTTGAAGGGGCAGTTGGCGGGTTATGGGTATGAGGTGGTGGGGTCTACGCCTGGGGAGTTTGGGGCGCATATCGAGCGGGAGTTGGGGACTTGGAAGAGGGCGGTTGAGGTGTCTGGGGCTAAGGTGAATTGAGGGGCGACAGATCTTCGTAGGTCGCCCGACGCCGCGGTCACCGGGGAGGCGATCGCCCACGATTGTGGTCCGGAGCCTTCGCTCCGGACTTGCCTAGGCGGCCCCCCCCATCCTCATCCTCGTCCTCGCCTGCGGCGACTCCGACGGATTCCGTCGGGCGCATCGACGGCGATCGTGCCCACGGTGACCGCGACGCCGTGCTGCTAGGGTTTTTGGTTTGCGCGCTACAAGACCTGTGTTCAGGGCAGGAGATCTGCGGGGCCGCCGGGTTGCTGCCGCCCGGACGGCGGCAACCCGGCATCGGGTCGGTAGTGCGTCGTGGCGGTGATCGCTTGCGCGCTGATGACGGTTGGTTTGCTAATGGCCCGCCGTCACGGGGGGAGGGGCGGTGATGGTCGGCGCGGCGACGTTCAGCCACAACTTGCCGACCAGTACGCGCCGCCCATCGGGCACTGGAGTTCAACTGAGGGTCATTGCCATCTCTGCATGCACCCGGCGAGAGCGGCGGCCGCTGCCGGTGTCAGACACCTCATCCGGTCTTACGAAATTGCGGGTGTCAGACACCCGAATCGGTCCTACAAATTCACGTGTGTAAACCCGTGGATGCCAGCCACCCCGACCCACAAGCAGCCACACGCGAAGCGTCATCGCCACGCCGTAAGACGCCGCGTAAGTCTACGGAGGCCGCCCGCGCGGCCGAACGGAGACGGGCTCCGCAAGATGCTGCTGGCCCGAAATGCTCTGCACAAAAATGCCAAGCACACTGACCGTCCCAGCGACCTGAAGATTTCTACTGATCGAGTCCGGTGCGGTGGCGGCCCGGGGCGCGCGGGGCGTCGATAAGCCCGAGGGAATCCGTAGGAGTCGCCGAAGGCGAGGACGAGATTCTATGGTCTTGGTCAAGCAATTGCTGGTCGCAATTTCTCTGAATCAAAGGGTTGACCTGTTCGCCATACCCCGTACGCGATCCGCAGGAGTTTGCGGGCGATTATGACCAAGGCCGCAGTCGAGGCCAGCCCTCGAGCCCTGAGCATGGCGTAGTAATCCTTGAATTGTTCCGTGCGCGCCGCTGAGCTAGCCGCGTTGTAGAGCAATGTCCTCGCCGCTTTATCGCCCTGCTTGCTTAGCCGGCGCCGACCAACTTTTCTTCCGGATTCGTTCGGCCTCGGATCCAGGCCACAGAAGGCTACCGCCGCATCGCTGCTGGCAAATTCGATCCGGCTGAACAAGCTCGTCAGGGCAACGCCGGTTATCGGTCCTATGCCGCAGATGCCGGTCAGCAGACCGTATGTCTTGGCCCAGTCACTCTGGGCCTTAATCTTGGCGATCATTTCCCGTTC
The DNA window shown above is from Achromobacter spanius and carries:
- the folB gene encoding dihydroneopterin aldolase, with translation MPTRRIILSGLALDARIGILEHERRATQPLHVDAEFDVDIQRSVDDHDIHSVLDYRRLREAIVEECTQAHVNLIETLSEQVAARLLADFQEIRALRLRISKPMAFSDCAAVGVEIQINR
- a CDS encoding Bug family tripartite tricarboxylate transporter substrate binding protein translates to MMCAHRWLAASAMAIAIANPAQAAWPERPITLIIPAAPGGTTDISARLIADKLAAKLGQQVIVENRAGAAGIIGAQALARAKPDGYTLLMGNIGPNAINYALYKTLPYKPDDFAPVTLVISVPNVLVVNEASPARSVADLLAQVRQHPTKVSFGSSGSGQSPHLSAEMFKQRAGIPGTHVAYKGAGPAVAALLGQQFTFMIDNLPSSMPYIQAGKLRALAVTSDKRLAELPNVPTMAEAGVKDMVVTAWFGLVAPAGTPQDAIDKLYAATRDVVRSPEISERFKAMGGQAGGNTPAEFAAFIDQERARWKSIVDAAGLVQEQ
- a CDS encoding D-2-hydroxyacid dehydrogenase family protein, whose protein sequence is MKIAILDDYHDVARRYADWTSLGGDAEVQIFNNFIPDDQVEAALESFDVIVAMRERTPFPAERIRALPKLRLLVTTGMRNNAIDMQACAAQGIVVSGAPGSADANTATAELAWAHILGLFKHLPAEDAAMRRGMWQTAMPEPLAGKRLGVVGLGKLGAAVAKVGLAFGMDVVAWSPNLTDERAQAAGVTRVDKHELFSTSDVVSLHLILSERSRNVVDATALAAMKPTAYLVNTSRAGLVDQDALMDALVKFRIAGAGLDVYPEEPLSPTDNVRDLDNVILTPHLGYVSRENFEAFYQNCLEAVKAWAAGAPIRVLNAS
- the ttcA gene encoding tRNA 2-thiocytidine(32) synthetase TtcA; translated protein: MNDIASPAVQFRTPADEKARLEGNKLTKRLARETTRALSDYNMIEEGDRVMVCLSGGKDSYAMLDILLQLQKRAPFKFELIAVNLDQKQPGFPDHILPQYLKQLGVPFHIETQDTYSIVTRVLEEGKTMCSLCSRLRRGILYRVASELGATKIALGHHRDDILATFFLNLFYGGKAKGMPPKLVSDDGRHTVIRPLAYVVESDLIAYAELKQFPIIPCNLCGSQENLKRKEVGRMIKEWDKQHPGRSWNVFNALSRVVPSHLMDRDLFDFVGLKPTGVPDANGDTAFDTVDPTDEADDACGDTPPALEPGAIIEKKVMFSRG
- a CDS encoding 3-oxoacid CoA-transferase subunit B, with the translated sequence MQDIIGLTRQQIAQLLASDIPDGAIVNLGIGMPTLVGDYLPSGREILLHSENGILGMGPAAAGDDVDPDLINASRQPITLLQGASITEHTISFAMMRGGHLDYAVLGAFQVSERGDLANWKTDAADAIPAVGGAMDLAVGAKQVLVTMEHRGRDGTPKILRQCTYPLTGKGVVSRIYTDLAVIDVMPVGLEVHAMKAGVTEAFLRAVTDAPLHFPQAPRTIVVDDAGVPRYE
- a CDS encoding 3-oxoacid CoA-transferase subunit A produces the protein MIDKIQESMAQAVAVIPDGASVLVGGFGEAGVPYELLHCLAELDRRNLTIISNNAGTFERGIAALLVRKQVRKIICSHPRPPNSDAFARAYRAGEVELECVPQGTLAERLRAAGAGLGPFYTPTGYGTELAEGRRQEVIDGIGYVLEQPLRADYALIRAHLGDRWGNLMYRHAARNFNPVMCMAAKHAIAQVDEIVPLGALVPEQIMTQGIFVKSVVRVEA
- a CDS encoding DsbC family protein, coding for MKFRIPATLAVCFLAAGIGLSATAHAQGAKSVSTQSVGQAAKGEKSVSTTELDPQSAAVKERFQQRFSGMNVTTVRRTPYGLFEVQLGMDLIYTDEGVTWVMEGPLIDAATRRDVTRESQEKLSAVTFDQLPLDLAIKQVKGDGSRKVAIFEDPNCGYCKQLRKTLEGVDNLTVYTFLYPILSPDSKVKVRNVWCAKDQGKTWDDWMLRGKTPPNAECDVPEDKLLELGQQLMVRGTPTLFFADGSRISGALPLDQLKARLN
- a CDS encoding NAD(P)/FAD-dependent oxidoreductase, with protein sequence MQQMHDSVIVGGGPAGASCALWLARLGLSPLLVEASARLGGLGNDNPFADDWIAVLPGVTGQQVAANIDTSVRAANVPVRLETRVAGVRPCKGGIEATLTGPDGQETLARARTLVIASGVRAKGLPDHPPGASWPGVLIGPGSPIVAQDYSGLSVAVLGGGDNAFENFVYVRNRGARTVHLYARNVRAQQQWVTRAGADGVHIGPYKVDPAARSVDGRQYDLILVFYGWEPQAAFADDLRLARDERGYIRTDFATAETSVPDIYAIGEVAHRMHPCVVTSMADGVVAAKAIQRRWERAGA
- a CDS encoding UbiH/UbiF family hydroxylase yields the protein MSHQIVVCGAGIVGLSTALALARRGQRVAVLAPRAAVPPADPNRYHPRVYAISPASQRFLADIGVWDAMPASRLMPVQAMEIHGDADGQVNLNAWQAALPQLAWIVESGEIERVLIQAVRMFGIAWLEDRCTSYQNGAVDTESGARIQAELFVGADGAASPLREAAGLKHEAQSYNDTGLVVHLDAELPHQGTAIQWFRDDGVLALLPLPDTADGPQVSMVWSMRSELAQQLLELPQEAQTPRLEALLAQAAEGRLGRLKVRSKLHGFPLTLERAQMVAPGIALAGDAAHRLHPLAGQGLNLGLGDVEALARIVADREPFRQAGDLRVLHRYQRARAEPVLAMRLATDGLHKLFGSKATPLVWLRNAGMHWVEGAPLIKRRLIAGASAN
- a CDS encoding tripartite tricarboxylate transporter substrate binding protein, whose product is MIRLTLAAISATALCLGAAAVAHAAPTYPDKPITLLIPYPPGGSADMLARPLGAELQKQWGQPVVLEYKPGAGGAIASAQLARAKPDGYTLLMVLAAHTINPSLYPSLPYDTRKDFAPVSLVATLPMLVAAPLATPANTVSELIAYGKANPGKLSFASAGNGNTSHLAAEMFKNQTGADMMHVPYKGSGPAVVALLGGEVSLMFDSISTSLPQVQAGKLKAIAVTGEHRSPLLPDVPTVAETVPNFVVNGWYGILAPAGTPGAVVDAISKGIAEAVAVPALKGQLAGYGYEVVGSTPGEFGAHIERELGTWKRAVEVSGAKVN